Genomic window (Arachis hypogaea cultivar Tifrunner chromosome 13, arahy.Tifrunner.gnm2.J5K5, whole genome shotgun sequence):
CCATGGCTTCGGCGCGAGACGTTCCAAAAGCGAAAAACGCGGCGAAGTAAGGATACGGCAGGAGTTCGTGTGCCACCGACAAGGGTTCCGATCCCCGAAGTTCTACTCGATGCCCCAGCAAAAGAGGCCGAGGGCCGAGACACGGTGTGGATGCCCTGCAAGGATGCTACTCCGCATGGACGATGAATCAGGACGTTGGCACGTTGCGTTCTTTTCAGACGCGCATAACCACCACGTTCTTGAGTTGCGATTTTCTTCCATGCTCCCGGGCCATCGGAGGATGAGCAAAGCGGACATCGAGCAGATGAACGACATGCGCAAAGGGGGCATTGGCGTCTCCCGAATCCACGGTTTTATGGCGAGCCTGGCCGGCGGGTATCATAATGTCCCGTACACAACAAGGGACATGCACAATGTAAATGCGAAGCAACGAAGACAGGGTGGCCTAGATGCGGAATCGTGCCTAAGGTATCTCCGAGAGTGCAAGGCAAATGATCCAGCACTGTACTACAAGGAAGTTGTTGACGGTGAGGGCGTGTTGCAACACTTGTTTTGGTGTGACGGCACCAGCCAAATTGATTACCAGGTGTTTGGAGACATGGTTGCATTTGATGCAACGTACAAGAAAAACGTTTACCTTTCACCTCTTGTAGTATTCTCCGGTGTGAATCACCATAACCAAATGGTTGTCTTTGCCGCTGCACTGGTGGCAGACGAGAAAGAAGAGACCTATGTCTGGCTGCTTCAGCAGTTGCAAACTTCAATGAAAAGGAAGGCTCCCGTGTCCATAATAACCGACGGTGACAGGCAAATGAAGCCTGCGATCTAGCAAGTTTTTCCAGAGGCTCACCATCGACTCTGCGCTTGGCATCTACTCCGAAACGCCACGAGCAACATCGGAAAGCCCAAATTCACCAGGATGTTTAGGGATTGCATGCTCGGTGACTACGAGGTCCGAACATTTCAGAGAAAGTTGTTTGAGATGGTTGAGAAATTTGGCGTGGCCGATAAAAGATGGGTACAGGACATGTACGAGAGAAGAAACAGTTGGGCTACAGCACACATACGGGAAAAGTTCTTTGCCGGATTTCGAACAACATCAAGGTGCGAGGGCTTGCACGCTGTGATATCACGGTATGTTAAGTCTCGATACAGCTACACTGAGTTTTTACGTCATTTCCATCGATGCTTGATGTTCGTGCGCGCAAAGGAGGTGGAGGCTGATTTCGAGTGTGCAAAGGGTGACCCTGTTATGACCACCAACCTGAAACAGCTGGAGCGGAGTACAACCGACAACTACACTCGTGCGATATTCTATTTGTTTGTTCCCATTCTTGACAGGACCTGTGCAATGAGGGTGGTTGACTCTGAAGACAACGGTTCCTATTTTATCCACACCGTCTCTCGATACGGCACTCCGGGGAAGGATTGGCGTGTTGTTGCAACGTCTGATACGAGGGAGGTCCGATGCACGTGCATGAGAATGGAATGTTTTGGGGTCCCCTGCGAACATATAATTGCGGTGCTTGTTCTTAACAATGTTCATGAGATCCCGAGGTCTCTGATATTACCGAGATAGACCAAGGATGCAAAACTTGTGGCGGTGCAGTCGATGGGCGTGATTTGGGATTCTGTACAACTGACGCAACACTGGTGCCTGATGGATTGGTACCGAAAAGTGTGCAAGATTGCATGTCACAGCACCGAAAAGTTCCAGTTTGCAAGAGACATAGCTGTGCTGATGCTGAAGCACTTTGAGAACGAAGATGCAGGAAACACCAGTTT
Coding sequences:
- the LOC140177766 gene encoding protein FAR1-RELATED SEQUENCE 5-like — encoded protein: MFRDCMLGDYEVRTFQRKLFEMVEKFGVADKRWVQDMYERRNSWATAHIREKFFAGFRTTSRCEGLHAVISRYVKSRYSYTEFLRHFHRCLMFVRAKEVEADFECAKGDPVMTTNLKQLERSTTDNYTRAIFYLFVPILDRTCAMRVVDSEDNGSYFIHTVSRYGTPGKDWRVVATSDTREVRCTCMRMECFGVPCEHIIAVLVLNNVHEIPRSLILPR